The Glycine soja cultivar W05 chromosome 3, ASM419377v2, whole genome shotgun sequence genome window below encodes:
- the LOC114406980 gene encoding uncharacterized protein LOC114406980 isoform X1, with translation MSRDCDSLPENTIVVGCGAAGVDFLATVATYPKPDDKIRSTSFKIQGGGNAGNALTCTARLGLKPRIISKVADDTQGREILHELEVDGVDTSFMAVSKEGTSPFTYIIVDSQTKSRTCIHTPGFPPMKPDDLPESNLLTALNGARIVYLDGRLHETALVVAHEAVKKNIPILIDAERLREGLDDLIKLADYVVCAARFPQAWTEASTVSKALVCMLLRLPNIKFVIVTLGKDGCIMLERCVNEDPSAEEVVVDKLLESLEMRKNGSTHIPTCISSPVTKLHAEGIGTVCSRLYIGTAKNIPPSELIDTTGAGDAFIGAVLYAICANFEPEKMLCFAATVAASKCRALGARSGLPYRIDPCLASFMQ, from the exons ATGTCCCGTGACTGTGATTCCCTTCCTGAAAACACCATTGTT GTGGGGTGTGGGGCGGCGGGTGTGGATTTCTTAGCTACCGTTGCAACTTATCCCAAGCCAGATGACAAAATCAGAAGCACTTCCTTCAAG ATTCAAGGAGGTGGCAATGCAGGTAATGCGTTAACCTGCACCGCACGCTTAGGCCTCAAACCAAGAATCATCTCCAAG GTTGCAGATGACACTCAAGGCAGGGAAATATTACATGAGCTAGAGGTTGATGGGGTAGATACATCCTTTATGGCT GTCTCTAAGGAAGGCACTTCACCATTTACATATATCATTGTGGACAGCCAAAC tAAGTCCCGTACTTGTATACATACCCCGGGATTTCCTCCAATGAAGCCAGATGATCTTCCAGAGTCAAATTTGCTAACTGCATTGAACGGAGCAAGAATTGTTTATTTGGATGGGAGATTGCATGAAACTGCTCTAGTTGTTGCACATGAG GCAGTTAAGAAGAATATACCTATCTTAATAGATGCAGAAAGGCTGAGAGAAGGGTTGGATGATCTCATAAAATTAGCTGATTATGTCGTGTGTGCTGCACGGTTTCCACAG GCATGGACAGAGGCATCAACAGTTTCTAAAGCACTTGTTTGTATGCTTTTAAGGTTGCCCAACATCAAATTTGTGATTGTAACTTTGGGAAAAGATGGTTGCATAATGCTTGAGAGATGTGTTAATG AGGATCCTTCCGCTGAAGAAGTGGTTGTTGACAAATTACTGGAATCTCTGGAGATGAGAAAGAATGGAAGCACACACATCCCAACCTGCATATCATCG CCAGTGACAAAATTGCATGCAGAAGGTATAGGAACAGTTTGCAGCAGGTTATACATTGGAACAGCCAAGAACATACCACCATCAGAGCTTATTGATACAACTGGTGCTGGAGATGCATTTATTGGAGCCGTTCTCTATG CTATCTGTGCCAACTTCGAGCCAGAGAAAATGCTGTGCTTTGCTGCTACTGTG GCAGCTTCCAAGTGCAGAGCTCTTGGAGCAAGAAGTGGTCTCCCTTACCGCATAGATCCATGCTTGGCATCCTTCATGCAGTAG
- the LOC114406980 gene encoding uncharacterized protein LOC114406980 isoform X3 yields the protein MSRDCDSLPENTIVVGCGAAGVDFLATVATYPKPDDKIRSTSFKIQGGGNAGNALTCTARLGLKPRIISKVADDTQGREILHELEVDGVDTSFMAVSKEGTSPFTYIIVDSQTKSRTCIHTPGFPPMKPDDLPESNLLTALNGARIVYLDGRLHETALVVAHEAWTEASTVSKALVCMLLRLPNIKFVIVTLGKDGCIMLERCVNEDPSAEEVVVDKLLESLEMRKNGSTHIPTCISSPVTKLHAEGIGTVCSRLYIGTAKNIPPSELIDTTGAGDAFIGAVLYAICANFEPEKMLCFAATVAASKCRALGARSGLPYRIDPCLASFMQ from the exons ATGTCCCGTGACTGTGATTCCCTTCCTGAAAACACCATTGTT GTGGGGTGTGGGGCGGCGGGTGTGGATTTCTTAGCTACCGTTGCAACTTATCCCAAGCCAGATGACAAAATCAGAAGCACTTCCTTCAAG ATTCAAGGAGGTGGCAATGCAGGTAATGCGTTAACCTGCACCGCACGCTTAGGCCTCAAACCAAGAATCATCTCCAAG GTTGCAGATGACACTCAAGGCAGGGAAATATTACATGAGCTAGAGGTTGATGGGGTAGATACATCCTTTATGGCT GTCTCTAAGGAAGGCACTTCACCATTTACATATATCATTGTGGACAGCCAAAC tAAGTCCCGTACTTGTATACATACCCCGGGATTTCCTCCAATGAAGCCAGATGATCTTCCAGAGTCAAATTTGCTAACTGCATTGAACGGAGCAAGAATTGTTTATTTGGATGGGAGATTGCATGAAACTGCTCTAGTTGTTGCACATGAG GCATGGACAGAGGCATCAACAGTTTCTAAAGCACTTGTTTGTATGCTTTTAAGGTTGCCCAACATCAAATTTGTGATTGTAACTTTGGGAAAAGATGGTTGCATAATGCTTGAGAGATGTGTTAATG AGGATCCTTCCGCTGAAGAAGTGGTTGTTGACAAATTACTGGAATCTCTGGAGATGAGAAAGAATGGAAGCACACACATCCCAACCTGCATATCATCG CCAGTGACAAAATTGCATGCAGAAGGTATAGGAACAGTTTGCAGCAGGTTATACATTGGAACAGCCAAGAACATACCACCATCAGAGCTTATTGATACAACTGGTGCTGGAGATGCATTTATTGGAGCCGTTCTCTATG CTATCTGTGCCAACTTCGAGCCAGAGAAAATGCTGTGCTTTGCTGCTACTGTG GCAGCTTCCAAGTGCAGAGCTCTTGGAGCAAGAAGTGGTCTCCCTTACCGCATAGATCCATGCTTGGCATCCTTCATGCAGTAG
- the LOC114406980 gene encoding uncharacterized protein LOC114406980 isoform X2 encodes MSRDCDSLPENTIVVGCGAAGVDFLATVATYPKPDDKIRSTSFKIQGGGNAGNALTCTARLGLKPRIISKVADDTQGREILHELEVDGVSKEGTSPFTYIIVDSQTKSRTCIHTPGFPPMKPDDLPESNLLTALNGARIVYLDGRLHETALVVAHEAVKKNIPILIDAERLREGLDDLIKLADYVVCAARFPQAWTEASTVSKALVCMLLRLPNIKFVIVTLGKDGCIMLERCVNEDPSAEEVVVDKLLESLEMRKNGSTHIPTCISSPVTKLHAEGIGTVCSRLYIGTAKNIPPSELIDTTGAGDAFIGAVLYAICANFEPEKMLCFAATVAASKCRALGARSGLPYRIDPCLASFMQ; translated from the exons ATGTCCCGTGACTGTGATTCCCTTCCTGAAAACACCATTGTT GTGGGGTGTGGGGCGGCGGGTGTGGATTTCTTAGCTACCGTTGCAACTTATCCCAAGCCAGATGACAAAATCAGAAGCACTTCCTTCAAG ATTCAAGGAGGTGGCAATGCAGGTAATGCGTTAACCTGCACCGCACGCTTAGGCCTCAAACCAAGAATCATCTCCAAG GTTGCAGATGACACTCAAGGCAGGGAAATATTACATGAGCTAGAGGTTGATGGG GTCTCTAAGGAAGGCACTTCACCATTTACATATATCATTGTGGACAGCCAAAC tAAGTCCCGTACTTGTATACATACCCCGGGATTTCCTCCAATGAAGCCAGATGATCTTCCAGAGTCAAATTTGCTAACTGCATTGAACGGAGCAAGAATTGTTTATTTGGATGGGAGATTGCATGAAACTGCTCTAGTTGTTGCACATGAG GCAGTTAAGAAGAATATACCTATCTTAATAGATGCAGAAAGGCTGAGAGAAGGGTTGGATGATCTCATAAAATTAGCTGATTATGTCGTGTGTGCTGCACGGTTTCCACAG GCATGGACAGAGGCATCAACAGTTTCTAAAGCACTTGTTTGTATGCTTTTAAGGTTGCCCAACATCAAATTTGTGATTGTAACTTTGGGAAAAGATGGTTGCATAATGCTTGAGAGATGTGTTAATG AGGATCCTTCCGCTGAAGAAGTGGTTGTTGACAAATTACTGGAATCTCTGGAGATGAGAAAGAATGGAAGCACACACATCCCAACCTGCATATCATCG CCAGTGACAAAATTGCATGCAGAAGGTATAGGAACAGTTTGCAGCAGGTTATACATTGGAACAGCCAAGAACATACCACCATCAGAGCTTATTGATACAACTGGTGCTGGAGATGCATTTATTGGAGCCGTTCTCTATG CTATCTGTGCCAACTTCGAGCCAGAGAAAATGCTGTGCTTTGCTGCTACTGTG GCAGCTTCCAAGTGCAGAGCTCTTGGAGCAAGAAGTGGTCTCCCTTACCGCATAGATCCATGCTTGGCATCCTTCATGCAGTAG
- the LOC114406981 gene encoding ribokinase-like — MACVLKLFAVTNGSVFSLHLNSRRRFHRRFNAKIKMSSSDAALPSLPDNRTVVGFGMTAVDFLATVDGFPKPDDKVRSASLKVEGGGNAGNALTCAARLGLKPKLISKVADDSHGFAILKELEADGVDTSFIVVSKGGSSTFSYVLVDNQTKTRTSIYTPGDPPMMPDDLSQSTLLSAFDGARLVYFDGMFPETALFVAQEAARNNIPILVEAESLREGLDELLKLADFVTCSAKFPQAWTQAPSIPSALVSMLLRLPNINFVVVTLGEGGCLMLERSANEDSDIEERDVESFLEFLYKGKDDSLAIPTCIPSAVTKFRANGIGTICGRFYIGTAEKIPDSELIDTTGAGDAFIGAIMYAICANMVPEKMLPLAAQVAAAKCRALGARTGLPRRTDPHVASFLH, encoded by the exons ATGGCATGCGTGCTGAAGTTGTTCGCCGTAACCAATGGCAGCGTCTTCAGCCTCCACCTCAACTCACGTCGTCGCTTCCATCGCCGTTTCAATGCCAAAATCAAAATGTCCTCCTCCGACGCCGCGCTTCCTTCTCTTCCCGATAACCGCACCGTC GTCGGGTTCGGAATGACGGCGGTGGATTTCCTGGCTACCGTGGACGGATTTCCGAAACCAGACGACAAGGTCCGAAGCGCTTCGTTGAAGGTTGAAGGAGGCGGCAATGCCGGCAACGCGCTCACCTGCGCTGCTCGGCTCGGCTTGAAGCCGAAGCTGATCTCCAAAGTTGCAGATGACTCGCACGGCTTCGCCATATTGAAGGAGTTAGAAGCCGATGGCGTCGATACTTCCTTCATCGTC GTATCCAAGGGTGGTAGTTCAACATTTTCATATGTACTAGTTGACAACCAAAC AAAAACTCGCACAAGTATCTACACCCCTGGAGATCCTCCAATGATGCCAGATGACCTGTCCCAGTCAACATTATTATCTGCATTTGATGGAGCAAGATTAGTTTATTTCGATGGAATGTTTCCTGAAACTGCTCTATTTGTTGCACAAGAG GCAGCTCGCAATAATATTCCTATTTTAGTTGAGGCAGAATCACTGAGGGAAGGGTTGGACGAGCTCTTGAAGCTAGCAGATTTTGTTACATGCTCTGCAAAGTTTCCACAG GCTTGGACGCAAGCACCATCTATCCCGAGTGCACTGGTTTCCATGCTTTTAAGATTGCCAAATATCAACTTTGTGGTTGTGACTTTGGGTGAAGGTGGTTGTCTAATGTTAGAAAGAAGTGCAAATG AGGATTCTGACATAGAAGAAAGGGATGTGGAGAGTTTCTTGGAATTCTTATATAAAGGGAAAGATGATAGCTTGGCTATCCCTACCTGTATACCATCG GCGGTGACAAAATTCAGAGCAAATGGAATAGGGACAATTTGTGGGAGATTCTATATTGGAACAGCTGAGAAGATACCAGATTCTGAGCTGATTGATACAACTGGTGCTGGGGATGCTTTTATTGGAGCCATTATGTATG CTATCTGTGCAAACATGGTACCAGAGAAAATGTTGCCACTTGCTGCTCAAGTG GCAGCTGCCAAGTGTAGAGCTTTGGGAGCTCGAACTGGTCTTCCACGTCGGACAGATCCACATGTGGCATCGTTTTTACACTAG
- the LOC114406983 gene encoding uncharacterized protein LOC114406983 codes for MEDLATPLPLQLPQKCVFYNSKCRKNKRVYLYILILYIYELRDNVEEKKKRETQNPSTRPKLLKKRLSPWSAVITGSMDYNILHITSHLLRRSSPPIPLATPSLSPPIRLIDRVASWVSTTTTVRFVVGGATGFEKDIRIVPIVIVGVGLNRKPDLTIKT; via the exons ATGGAAGATCTTGCCACTCCTCTTCCACTACAACTTCCACAAAAATGCGTGTTTTACAACTCCAAAtgcagaaaaaacaaaagggtatatctctatatattaatattatatatatatgaactaaGAGACAATgtggaggagaaaaaaaagagagaaactcAAAACCCTTCAACAAGACCAAAACTTTTGAAGAAGAGATTAAGCCCTTGGTCTGCTGTTATCACTGGTTCAATG GATTACAACATCCTCCACATCACCTCGCACCTTCTCCGACGAAGCTCACCGCCAATACCTTTGGCAACCCCTTCTCTGTCACCGCCAATAAGGCTAATCGACCGTGTTGCTTCCTGGGTGTCGACGACGACGACGGTGAGATTCGTCGTCGGAGGTGCGACGGGCTTCGAGAAGGACATTAGGATTGTCCCCATCGTCATCGTCGGCGTTGGGCTCAATCGCAAGCCCGATTTGACCATCAAAACTTGA